GTTTCAATGCCCTCATCAGCAGGCGATGCCAGGAATTGAACCGGTAAGAAGAACTTTTCACTGGAGTCTCCTGTCGAGGGTCTCTTATGCTCTACAGGGGAGAAGGGATACTCCTGAGGGGTCATAAACCCACCCGGTGTATCCGAACTGGGAGTATGGAAGGACATGGGAGACTTGGGAGTGTGGAAAGACTCTGCAATTGGCTGCGAGACCTCGGTGGATGAGCCTGGGGTGTAGAACCTCTCAGCTACCTCGGCTATCTCCTCGCTCACGGTGCTACCAATCTCTATGGACATCTCAGACTCAGGGGACAACGGCCTTCCCCAGTCCATTGGAGGGTGGTAGTAGTCGTACACAGCACCAAAAGtgacctcctcttcctccatggagccaactgctgctgctgctcccccaGCTTCAGATGCTGAAGCCTGGTCCAAGCTGCTTTCCTGTGTGGAAGTAACCTGGCTCAGAggtcctccagcagcagcatcctttGGCAGATGAAGTGGTTTAATTCCACTGTCTAATTTAGGCTTGACAATAAGTGGTTTAGCTTCCAGCATCACAGGGACGTCAGCCCCTTCATCTTCAGCCCTGAATTGATTGTGAGGCTCAAATACATCATCAGCCTGGGAGTCCGGCATACTCAGGAAGACACCGCTGTCCATAGAGGGCTCTGGGATGGAAATCAGCTGCTCCCTGTAACCTTTGTCCATAGAGGGGTCAGAGGCTGAAGTCAGCTCCTCACCAGCGAGTTCAGCCTCCCCACTGATGTGCTCCACCTCGCGCAACAAAGcttctccctcttgtttcaTATCCTTGGTCACTTCTGTCAACTCCTCCACAACAATAGCCCCTTCATCATAACTCAGGGCCTCCATACTGACAACTTCAGCCTCCCTGTGAGTAGAGGACGACCTTGCAGCTGCATCTGGTGTCTGAGGTTTGTGAGATTCAGGAATAATTTTAGGCTTAAAGGTTTCTTCGGCTGGAACAGAGGTCCTAACAGAACGCTTTACGGCAGGGACTTTTTCAGGCTGGAAGGGAATGAAGCTGCTGGTTCTGTCAAACGTACGCAGAGTAGCCTCCCTCACCATCTCCGCCTCACCCGACTCCATTTGTTTGGGAACACGAGCAGGTTTCTGTGGCTTAGGCCTGACCAGCTCTGGAGATTCCTGCACTACTTCTACAAACTGTTTAAGTTCACCATATCTTTCAGCTAAAACTGCTCCCTCTTCAACTTCCCCAGATGTCACACAGATCTCAGTGTCCTCCTCCAGAGGAAGGGAGGTCTTGGGGGAGACAGGTTTGGGTGcaacagactgagagagaacagATTTTTCTGAAGGAGTTTGAGTGACCTCTGGTGCAGCTTTGGGGGAACCTGCAGTAGAAAGTCTATCACCACCTTCTGCATGCATGGTGTCGAGTTTAGGTGACAGTCCTTGCTCCTGCTGATCAAGGGAAATTGCTACTGAAGGTATAAACTCCTCAGGGAAAAGTGtttccttcctctgctcttcagCAGAGGGCGACGTCAGTAATGCAACTGGTGAGTCCGACTCAAAGGCTTGTTTAATCTGAGAAACTTTAATCACAGCAGCCGAAGCCTGCAGACCACAGCCGGATACAGTAGGAGGCTCTTGAGAGATATTTGGTCTTGATTTTGGGGCTTTGTGAAGTACGGCAGGTTTCTTGCCATCCTCAGATAAGCCAACAGGAGACTTCCTCACTGGAGAAACACTATCGTCCTGCACATATCCACCTCCCTGTGAAAACGACACAGGCTCTCCTACTTCAAATGACACATCACAGATGCTCGTAACTTCTCCCAGCTTATTTCTAGCAACACATCTGTATACTCCAGCATCAGCATATGAGAAACTGTGGACATAGAGCCTGTACACTTTGTCATCTACCTCAGCTCTGTATTTTCCAGCCACGATTTCGAGGCAAATGTTGTCATAATACCATTCGACTTCTGGGACTGGTTCACCTGTGATTACACACTCCAACACTGCAGTGTTGCCATCAGAACAGCTGATATTCTCCAATTCACTGACTACGTGAGGAGCTTCACCCACCACGTCAAAGGAAAAAGTAAATTTGTGTTTGACGGTCTGAGAGGCTCCGTCATCGCTCAGCACATCTGAAGTTTTCTCTCTGACAGCCTGAGGTTTGTCCTCGCTGCTTTCCTCCATCATCCCAGGGACAGGGGTGGGAGCGGTGACTCTGATTTCTACGGGCGAGGAGCTAAAAGATGCATCCGAGGAGCGCTGCCTGTGGATCACTGCCTCTGGCACCTTCAGCGTTTCCTTTCCTGTATCCGTGTAGGTCTTAAGCTCCATTTCTATCGCGCCCTCCTGGTTTTCCTCAACCTTCTCTAGCTCCCCTGTGACtacgacctctgacctcctctccACCTTCTTGTCAGAGATCTGGAGAGCGCCGCTGCAGATGGATTTTCCATGTTTATTGGTTATGACACAGTCGTATGTCCCCTCGTGGTTTGTTGTCGGATAGTAGACAGTGAGCTGTGATTTGTTAGATTTACTGATGATATCGTAGTCAGGGTTGTGGGCTAACGGGTGGCCATCTTTGAGCCAGGTGACTGTGGGCAGAGGGTCACCCTGGAACTGGCAGGTAAACTCTGACATCTCTCCGATTTTTACTTTAACTGAAGATATTTCTTTCACAAATACTGGTCGAGAGCCTCCTGCACTTGTATCCCCTTGTTTCATGCTCTTAGACCTTTGAGTTTGGTAATATCCCTCTTTCAACTTTGCCTCCTCTTGATCTCTCCTCTCGTCCTTCTTTATAATTCCGAGTTCGAGGCTTTCTGCACTCATTTCATCACCCTGTTTTGAatctctgcttctttctcttcttgcaCCTGCAAAATCCTTCTGTTGTCTCCAGTCGCTTCCCTCTCTGcccacctcctccctcatgcctctctcctctcttacaTCTGACTGGAAGCGTTGGCTGCTGGATTTGTCAGCAGTTACTACATACTCCTCCCTGCTTCGCCTCCTGTCTGGCTCTCTTCCCTGATCCTCTGGTGGACTTCGGCATGGGGAACGTCTCCTCACTGAGGAAGACTCCCTGGAAGGTTTATGAGGGATGTCGCCCTGGGCAGAGGCAGGCTCATATCCCTCAAAAGGTACACTCGTAGGTTGGGTTGGAGAGTATCTCTGAACAGGTAAAGCTTCACGAACCATTGTGTCTTTTATAGGGGTAGATTTTAAATCTCGAGCACTTTCGACAGGCATGTCCACATGGTGTGGTAAACCAGGACGTGCAGGAGAACGACCAGTTATGGAAGAAGCCTCATTTGATGATAAGGCTCCACCAGCAAGAGGTGGAAGGTCCCTGGGGTGAGTTTCATGAGAAAGGCCACCATCATCACTATCAAATGGTGGAAGGTGGGACTCGAATGGCTGTTTGCTTTGATTGTCTAAAGCCCACTCAGACTCCAGTTCAGCTACCTCTTCTTGTTCAACAACATCTTGCTGCCATTTCAGGATGCGTTGAGCCAGTGCTTCCTCCTCACTTACAAAGTACTCGCTGTCCCTCTGCAACCTGGTCTCACGGCCCTCAGTCAGCAGCTCGCCAGCAGGCGGCCACTGCATGCTATCACCCTGCTGATCTTGGAAACCGGCAGGAACTGACTTGCCCAAAAGGAACTTCTCTTTGGCTGTTTTCCCTGGGGAAGTCTTCCCGCTGCGGGCCTCTTCAGGTTGCAAAACTGCTTCTGAAGTAGAGGCCTCTGCAATATTTCTTCCGACCTCAGTGGCCCTTTCTGCCTGGATCGGTGAGTATCCCTCCACCCAGTCGGACTGTAGCTTCACAGCCTGCTCCTGTTCCATCTGAACATCCTGTTGCCATTTCATTATCCGCTGAGTCAAGGCCTCTTCCTCATTGACAAACTTCTCACTCTCCAGCTCGGAGATGTTCTCCCGTGACAGCTGGAGCTCACGctcttcttttgtcttctcgAACAACATCTTCTGTCCTCTGGCTTTTGTTGTAGGTGATGACTCAGCTGCAacctctgcagctctgacctTTACTCTGGGAGATTTCTGTGCCAGCATCACAGGTGGCTCAGCTTCCAATTCTCCTGGTCTGGCTTTCATTCTGGCTTTCAGAGTGGGAGCAGAGGCCTTGTCCTGTTCTATCCTACCTTTTACTTTAGGTGACTTCTGTGCGGACATGATAGCACGGTCTACAGTAACACTTTCCTCCACGGCCTCCTGCTGAGTGTAAATATGCCCCTCTGGCTCCATGtactgcctctctgtctgcatgGGCTGATCAGTTTCCAGGTCAGGTGTCTCCTCTTCTGACATCTGGATGCCTTGCTGCCATTTCCTGATGCGCAGGGCCAGGAGTTTTTCCTCACACTGCATCCGTTCAGCTTCCAGACTCTTCTCATACTGAGCCCTCAGAGACTCCCCTGCATCCTCCTCTTCATATGACTCCACTGTTTCTGTTGCTGTGCGATCTGCTGTTACAGCTTCACCAAGGAACCTCTCTTTGACAGATCTGACTTGTCTTGACCTGGGAGACTCTGGGAGTCTGTCCTCTGCTCTGGCTTTTGTTCTAGGGGATTTCTGTGCTGGCATAAGTGCTGCCTCACCTTCCATTTTGTCTAATCTGGCCTCCATTGTGGCTGACTTAGTTTGCAAGGAGGTGgacttttcctcttcttctcctctagATTTTTCTATAGATGATTTGGTTGATGACACAGTTGCAGCGTCAGGACCTGCCATTCTTGTCTTCATTCTGGGTGATTTATGGAACGAGGAGGGCACGGCCTCAGTTTCTACAGTTGCTCTTTTCTCCATGACCTCCTGCTGGGTGTAAGTGTGCCCTGCAGGCTCCATGTATTGTGCCTCCGTCGGCATGGGCAGATCAGTTTCAGGGTGGAACGTCTCTTCTTCTGACATCCTACTCCCTTGCTGCCATTTCCGGATCCGCAGGGCCAGGAGTTTTTCCTCACACTGCATCCGTTCAGCTTCCAGACTCTTCTCATATTGAGCCCTCAGAGAATTCCCTGCACCCTCGTCTTCATATGACTCAACCGTTTCTGTCGTCGACATGTGTTCTTGTATTTGTGCCTCCCTCACAAACCTCTCCCTGACAGACGTGGCATGTTTAGGCCTGGGTGATTGCACGGACGTTGCCTCCTCTTGAGAGGGCACAGCTTTAACAGATTCCTTGCTTTCAGTAAACTTAGTTTCTGTGTATGATAACGTTCCAGAGTACGGGCCCTCAACCTCCGCCTTTGAAGCCTCCACCTCTTGGTCAGAAACCACACTGTGATGTTCACTTACCGTCTGCTTGAATCTAACATCTGCCTGAGAATCAACAAAACTCTCAACATCTTTATCCTCCAGTATCTGTGAATACTTTTTACCTGATTTCTTTCCTGTCTGTGGCACAAAAGTATCAACCAGCTCACCTCTCATGATCTGAATGGCCCTGGTTCTGGACTGTGGCTCAAATGAATGCCTGACGCGAGGCTGAGAGGACCCCCTGCGTGGGGTTTTACCGTGAAGCTCCCTGGGACTCTCCCCCAAATCGAAGGGCCGATTGAAATGTTGCACATCAGGCAGAGAGGCTGGCTTGACCCTGAGCCTCTCCACATAATCTGCATAGCTCGACTCGCTAGCAACTGATTCCAGCTCAAACTCAGAGGAGGACATAGTAGAGATAGAAAgccttttcttctgtttgacAGCTTTTTGGAGCGTCGTAAGTTTAGTTCTTACCTCGTTGTGAAGGCTCTCGGTGTCGCTGAACCTTTCGCTGTATCTGTCACTGCACCTGTCACTAAATTTGTCACTGAACCGGGCACCGGTGCGCCGGTCACAGTAGATATCGCTGAATCTGTCGTTAAAGCGTTCAGACCTGTCAAACATGGGGGGAGGGGACGGGGCTCGCTCGGAGGCCGTCTCCAAACGTTTGGACTCTTTCTCTGACTCCTTCTCTTTTGAAATGGAACCGGATTTGAAGTACACGGTACGCACGAGAGACGTCTTGGATCGAGATCTTCCCTGATGGACTTTGGACATTTTGTCAAACGGAGACCCTACACACCTGAGGTCGACCCTAaacttcttctctttcctctcctcggCCATGGTGTCTACGCTTTCGTGGGCTTTGGCCGAGCGTCTAACGAAGCCCAGGTAGTTTGCAGACTGCTCTTCCCTCAACGACACCAAAAGTGATGCTGTGGACTCGGCAGAACCCTCTGTGTTTATCGCCATGACCTTGTAACTGCCTGAGTCCTTCTCTTTGATACTATCGATGACCAAACtggttgtgtgcatgtgcattctGCTGTCAGTACAGATCCTACGTCTACGCTCTATAGGAACATTTCTATTATTATGAAACCACAGGATAGTTGGTGGAGGGCAAGCAACCAGTTTACACTTCAGCTCCACTGGTTCTCCTTCCACCACTGATTGGAACTTGAGTTTCTTTGTGAAAGACGGTTTGATGTTCTCCGTCCACGAGGTGATGGAAGAAGTTCTGCTGGAGCAGCGATTGGCCGACACCAGGCCGTGATCCAGGAAGTCCTCAGTGTCGGAGAAAGCCCCTCTCAGCTGTCGAGTGGCGGCGAGTTCTGCGCTGCTGTGCGGCGtttcttctttgctttcttgaTAAAACAGCtctgcaaacaaaaacagacaattgTCAGAACAGCACAGCCCCCAGGggtaaaaaagagagaaaaggattTGAATGATTAATTAATGGAAATATTAAATGCATGCTGGGAGTCACAATGCCATAAGAAATAATTTCACTCACCATATTTGTTCGAATAAACGCAAGACTTGATTCTTTTTATTAGAAACCTGCAGGAAGTTTTGATCCTTCGTCTGTGGAAAtttcttaaaaacataaattattttatgattattaaaaaaagcatatttccaAGATCGGCTGCTAACATTCGCTTGTTTTACTTTTGGATAATTGCTTTGGCTTTACACTAGAAAATTCCTTACCTGACTTGCAGACAGGAGAATAAACGCCCTTTCTAATCCTTAAACGTAACAGGAAATAAATGGTGTAGTATCAAAATGTCAATGAGAAGCAGTGCTtccaaaacatgttttacagctgTAAAACTGGGTGAGAAGGCGTTTATTCGAACTAATATAGTTTACTGGTGTTATTTAGAATGCAAACCACAGGAATCACATCCCACTATCTGCAAGCCAGGCTAAGAAATATTTTGCAGGAGGAAGGTATCAGGTCCAGATGCAGTAAACCTCCATATCTTTTAAAGGGCATTTCAAGTCCGGAAGCTTTAAAAGATACAAATCCTGCCATTTTCTTTCTGGAAAAAGATCAGAAGAACCTTCATGCCAAAACGAATCCGTTTTTGGATGCAAACCACAAGTGTCAAAAACTGGTGCGAGCAAACTTCTACCAGATCTCGCCTGGGGGAAACCGTGGAATATCATCAGAGTAAGAGCAGGTAGAATAATACAGACAGTAGGAATTTTTCATCAAGACACATAAAGATTGCATGCGACTGTGGAAAGaacatttaaaggaacagttcaacataaTGACATTTACAAACTCTAAAAGCAGTCTGTGGACGCAGGCCAACCATAATCCAAATGATCCACAACACATGCACCCACACGTCTGTTTATTCTCTCCACTCGCTCAACAGTTTCTCCACTTGAAAACCATCTGCAATGAGCCCAAGTTTGGATCAAAGTCACCCGCCGACAGACCACCGCAGTCAAATATCACAGGACGCTGGTTAAACTGTCCCTTTTCCACCCAGCCGGCTTCTCGTGTGTGATAAACAATGTGGTGGTGGTCAGAAACGTGACCTTACCTTTGACTTCTTGCTCGATCTTGGCTTCGATCTGCTCTCTCATATGAGTCACTGTGGAGGAAAGAGACGATATTCAGGTTTCATCGGCTGCTCTGTGAACATGTTGATGCCGTGCAGCATCGACCCAGCGCGTCCTCGTAAACACGAGATTTCCACCTCTCACTTTTTTCCTTCTGCAGGACTCAAATCTGTTTTCCATCTGAGTTTGGGTTCCATCAGCATTCATCCATGATTTCAGACAACTTACACTGGCACCGCAAAAGAACTACTGAATGTTACAGGTCAGTGTTGACCGCAGAAGTTTGACTGGAACATAGAGATGCACTAATTTATCGGCCGAACATCGGTATCAGTGACTTTGGTGATACAAATTAACCCTtgtaaacaccaaagtcacgtAATGTTTCTTGTTCTATggggtaaaatcactgtttttgtgaatggagtctggtgtctgtgAAGACAGCCATATAACTGTTTCTACAGACAGACTCAGGTTGTATCAGGTTATTCTcagtgacaacattatggaacCAAAGGCATCAGGCAAATAGATCTGAGTCCCATTTCTATAGTTTTAACCAACGTTTTTTTGGGTGAGAACTCAAACAAGgcaaacacacatcagtgagAACGCGGTGAAACTCGGTGACATAACGCAAAGGCATCGGGTGAACCAGAGAGAAGGGTTTGAGTTTCCTGGAGGACGGAGGGAGAACAGCGAGGTTAAACATGTGAGTTTCATGCATTTCCCAGAGTTTTCctgtgagggagaggagggagcggagggtgaggatggaggagggtGCACAGATGAGTTTGTTCTTGTGTGGAGGGATGAGGACGGCGgggcggagaggagaggagatgatcCCAGGGTTCAAACACAGTGAGCGAGGCGGTTCGTCTTTGAGGAGCTGTGAGGTTAGTCACTTCCAGAGGAGGGATGTCCCGATCGAACTCGTTTCTCCACGTTAAGGAAACAACCGACGGACCTGCGGTGGCAGCTTTCAGCTCCTGAGATGTCTGAAGCCACCGTTTAGGCTGTTTCTGACTTTACTAGAGATGGTGTTCATGAttttataattacatttctgtttcattctgactttgtggtgtgttttgtgtaaattgaccctctgctctctgaacgcTGTGTCTGCGTccttgctgctgcttcttcttctggtgacgtcgtttcttggaggaccttcttcttcttcatgtccctaaaatgtgtccaacctcagctagaaggttccagaagtcactaaagcagaatcAGTGAGAAAAGGCTTCAGACTGTCTCTGTCTattatggtttttattttaggaGGGTTtacgctaacatgctaactttGGTAAGAACACCCCCCGGGGCGGGGGGCGGGGCCTGTCCGCAGGCCCTCTGTTCTCATAGGGTTAATTGATCAGATAATATTTTTGCCGATTGGGTCGGGACATCCCCTGGAGTGTGGAGACGATGAGGAGGAACTGGAGGAGAGTGAATTAAACAGGTTTATTTGGGGGCGTGGTTTCAGAAGAGGTCTGTTCACGGATCCAAGCGTtaccttcttcttctgtggttacGGTGAGCGTGGCTGAACACGTGGCCTCTCCAGCGTTATTGGCCGCCCTGCAGGTGTACTGCCCGGCGTGCTCGGAGAAAGCATCGACTATGATGAGCATGGCGGCGTTGGTCACCTCGTCGAAGTGAAACACCACGTTCTTGGTGGGCCGAACGGGCTGCCGGTTGTGGAACCAGCTCATCTCCGGCTTCGGCATGCCCGACACGCACGCATGAAAGCGAGCCACCGCCCCGTGAGGCACCGTGCAGCTCGTGATTGGCTGGATGAAAACGGGTTTTTGGCCAACGGCAGGCTTCTTTAGACTGGCCAGGCTGGTGGAGACGAGCCATTGAGGCTCAGCAGGACGGTCCGCTGTTTGTTTTCGCCCTGAAAGGAAGCACGTTCATTGACTCTGTGCTCTAATGGATTTACATTCATCCCAGTCAGCACAGTTCGGACGACTCTGTTTGAAACCAGTCGGCGTTTGGTGGGATGATTTTTTATTAATGGTCATAAATCTGTCCACGTCCTGgcgtctgagtgactggtaggtcGTTACAGTGTAAGAGTCTGGTGTGatttagtggacctactgtgatcaggtgcagttgtcccaaaggatcacgttgcagccattgtagcccgtttggtggctgctggctgaggtgatctactggaccagttccaacacttttactacctaccagtcactcagacaccaggatgtggacacagaggagccaAACAGACGCCACCACTGAGAAACCAGCGTCTTCgtgtcttttctctttcaaaccACTGAACTGCTGCTCACTGGGACGAGACATTCAGTCTCAGTttaagaagagaagagaagatcaAACATCCACACGTGGGCGACAAACGAGGAACAAAACCCGAGCTGGGAGTGTCTCTGACCCGGTGCTCTACTTTAACCAGACTGTTATTATTCTACAGCTGGTTTTCCTCTAATGTTAGTCAACATGAAATAACCAACATCTCCTCTCCCtgtaaacactgaaatatttctacTGTCTTTAATACTCCTGAAAAAGTAGTTTTATCTCATACAAACATTTTATAGAAACAGAAAgcttccactgctgctgttctgaaCATGAGCACCTTTAAAATGAAGAACCACGACTGCTGTTGGCTTCACTGGTTCCTCTTATAAACAGGGAAGAGCAGCTTTGCTTTGGCAGCGACAAACTCACCGTCCAGTGTGAGCGTGGCGGAGCAGGACACCCTCCCGGCGCTGTTGGTGGCCACGCAGGTGTACTCGCCCTCATCCTCGGGGTAAACCCTGGAGATCTCCAGCTGGCAGCTGTCGTCGAACTGAGACATCCTGAAGAAGTCCGACTGCTTGATCTCCTTCTCCTTATGGAACCAGCTGATCTTCACGTCTGGACGGAGACAAAGGAGACGCCACTGAGAGCGGGCCGTCTACGGCGTTACAGCTTCATCTCTGAAAACACCGCTATGAGAACCGTGGGAGTGAACCAAAATACCACTGCAACTAGAGGTTCATTCTTATGAacgatcaatcaatcagcagGTTTATAAAACATTAGACAACAGTAAAAAAATGTCCAACCCAGAGTCTCATCAGATCTGTCTGCCCAACAAATCAACCAAAATTCTaaattattcagtttattaaaacgaaaaaacaagaaaacaacaaattttATCATTTGAGAACCTGGAACAATCagatgtttttatctttttacctTCAGGGAGCTAACGCCAGGAAGCTAACGGCAGGGAGCTAACGTCAATGAGCTAACGCCAGGAAGCTAACGGCAGGGAGCTAACGTCAATGAGCTAACGCCAGGAAGCTAACGCCAGGGAGCTAATGTCAATGAGCTAACGCCAGGGAGGTAACGTCAGGGATCTAACGTCAATGAGCTAACGTCAGGGAGGTAACGTCAATGAGCTAACGTCAGGGAGGTAACGTCAATGAGCTAACGTCAGGAAGCTAACGCCAGGGAGCTAATGTCAATGAGCTAACGTCAGGGAGGTAACGTCAGGGATCTAACGTCAATGAGCTAACGTCAGGGAGGTAACGTCAATGAGCTAACGTCAGGGAGGTAACGTCAATGAGCTAACGTCAATGAGCTAACGCCAGGGATCTAACGTCAATGAGTTAACGTCAGGGAGCTAACGTCAGGGAGCTAACGTCAGGGAGGTAACGTCAGGGATCTAACGTCAATGAGCTAACGTCAGGGAGGTAACGTCAGGGATCTAACGTCAATGAGCTAACGTCAGGGAGGTAACGTCAGGGATCTAACGTCAATGAGCTAACGTCAATGAGCTAACGTCAGGGAGGTAACGTCAGGGATCTAACGTCAATGAGCTAACGTCAGGGAGGTAACATCAGGGATCTAACGTCAATGAGCTAACGTCAGGGAGGTAACGTCAGGGATCTAACGTCAATGAGCTAACGTCAGGGAGGTAACGTCAGGGATCTAACGTCAATGAGCTAACGTCAATGAGCTAACGTCAGGGAGCTAACGTCAATGAGCTAACGTCAGGGAGCTAACGTCAATGAGCTAACGTCAGGGAGCTAACGTCAGGGAGCTAACGTGATGAATTCCTGCACATCATGTCTTCTTTGTTGAACTTGCTGTGTAGTTTAACGTTACAGTTTTGGATCAGCAAAGATGAGCTGATGTCTGGAAAGGATGCGGGGTCTCAGGAGTTACTGGAGGTGTTTTTCGACATTGGTCTCGCCGTTGAAACAACTTACCGTCTCCGCGGACTCTGCACTGGAAGCGAGCCGGTTCTCCCTCGCGGGCCGAGGTGCTGGCGATGGGCGAGATGACCACAGGAGGAGCGACGGTAGCAGCCGAGTCCGGAGAGACCACCTCGgacactacaacacacacacacacataaacctgCATCTACACGTCCTGGAG
This region of Pempheris klunzingeri isolate RE-2024b chromosome 10, fPemKlu1.hap1, whole genome shotgun sequence genomic DNA includes:
- the LOC139208922 gene encoding muscle M-line assembly protein unc-89-like, encoding MHMHTTSLVIDSIKEKDSGSYKVMAINTEGSAESTASLLVSLREEQSANYLGFVRRSAKAHESVDTMAEERKEKKFRVDLRCVGSPFDKMSKVHQGRSRSKTSLVRTVYFKSGSISKEKESEKESKRLETASERAPSPPPMFDRSERFNDRFSDIYCDRRTGARFSDKFSDRCSDRYSERFSDTESLHNEVRTKLTTLQKAVKQKKRLSISTMSSSEFELESVASESSYADYVERLRVKPASLPDVQHFNRPFDLGESPRELHGKTPRRGSSQPRVRHSFEPQSRTRAIQIMRGELVDTFVPQTGKKSGKKYSQILEDKDVESFVDSQADVRFKQTVSEHHSVVSDQEVEASKAEVEGPYSGTLSYTETKFTESKESVKAVPSQEEATSVQSPRPKHATSVRERFVREAQIQEHMSTTETVESYEDEGAGNSLRAQYEKSLEAERMQCEEKLLALRIRKWQQGSRMSEEETFHPETDLPMPTEAQYMEPAGHTYTQQEVMEKRATVETEAVPSSFHKSPRMKTRMAGPDAATVSSTKSSIEKSRGEEEEKSTSLQTKSATMEARLDKMEGEAALMPAQKSPRTKARAEDRLPESPRSRQVRSVKERFLGEAVTADRTATETVESYEEEDAGESLRAQYEKSLEAERMQCEEKLLALRIRKWQQGIQMSEEETPDLETDQPMQTERQYMEPEGHIYTQQEAVEESVTVDRAIMSAQKSPKVKGRIEQDKASAPTLKARMKARPGELEAEPPVMLAQKSPRVKVRAAEVAAESSPTTKARGQKMLFEKTKEERELQLSRENISELESEKFVNEEEALTQRIMKWQQDVQMEQEQAVKLQSDWVEGYSPIQAERATEVGRNIAEASTSEAVLQPEEARSGKTSPGKTAKEKFLLGKSVPAGFQDQQGDSMQWPPAGELLTEGRETRLQRDSEYFVSEEEALAQRILKWQQDVVEQEEVAELESEWALDNQSKQPFESHLPPFDSDDGGLSHETHPRDLPPLAGGALSSNEASSITGRSPARPGLPHHVDMPVESARDLKSTPIKDTMVREALPVQRYSPTQPTSVPFEGYEPASAQGDIPHKPSRESSSVRRRSPCRSPPEDQGREPDRRRSREEYVVTADKSSSQRFQSDVREERGMREEVGREGSDWRQQKDFAGARRERSRDSKQGDEMSAESLELGIIKKDERRDQEEAKLKEGYYQTQRSKSMKQGDTSAGGSRPVFVKEISSVKVKIGEMSEFTCQFQGDPLPTVTWLKDGHPLAHNPDYDIISKSNKSQLTVYYPTTNHEGTYDCVITNKHGKSICSGALQISDKKVERRSEVVVTGELEKVEENQEGAIEMELKTYTDTGKETLKVPEAVIHRQRSSDASFSSSPVEIRVTAPTPVPGMMEESSEDKPQAVREKTSDVLSDDGASQTVKHKFTFSFDVVGEAPHVVSELENISCSDGNTAVLECVITGEPVPEVEWYYDNICLEIVAGKYRAEVDDKVYRLYVHSFSYADAGVYRCVARNKLGEVTSICDVSFEVGEPVSFSQGGGYVQDDSVSPVRKSPVGLSEDGKKPAVLHKAPKSRPNISQEPPTVSGCGLQASAAVIKVSQIKQAFESDSPVALLTSPSAEEQRKETLFPEEFIPSVAISLDQQEQGLSPKLDTMHAEGGDRLSTAGSPKAAPEVTQTPSEKSVLSQSVAPKPVSPKTSLPLEEDTEICVTSGEVEEGAVLAERYGELKQFVEVVQESPELVRPKPQKPARVPKQMESGEAEMVREATLRTFDRTSSFIPFQPEKVPAVKRSVRTSVPAEETFKPKIIPESHKPQTPDAAARSSSTHREAEVVSMEALSYDEGAIVVEELTEVTKDMKQEGEALLREVEHISGEAELAGEELTSASDPSMDKGYREQLISIPEPSMDSGVFLSMPDSQADDVFEPHNQFRAEDEGADVPVMLEAKPLIVKPKLDSGIKPLHLPKDAAAGGPLSQVTSTQESSLDQASASEAGGAAAAVGSMEEEEVTFGAVYDYYHPPMDWGRPLSPESEMSIEIGSTVSEEIAEVAERFYTPGSSTEVSQPIAESFHTPKSPMSFHTPSSDTPGGFMTPQEYPFSPVEHKRPSTGDSSEKFFLPVQFLASPADEGIETTPPGINVDENLFLTKGRGSLGLATLQEKVQGIPPAFLKPLIKKRVFETDSLKFYAEVFGLPSPEVKWFCNKTQLVADDRVKIERDGDSISLTIQNVTKADQGEYICEAVNYVGEARSVALVVVVSQEVRFMPAPPAVTHQHVMEFDVEEDDSSRSPSPQEILLEVELDENEVKEFEKQVKIITIPEYTADNKSMIISLDVLPSIYEEGAVDFVTQEHDDLKIAFEVTEMPPRFINPICDMETPEGTTVMFECSLMGIPSPIVSWFKGDKKIPHNTKKYLHSSDGDNHFLKICKVTTQDTGVYTCRAINVVGETLCRASLVVLNAKAFSGKTRGRELTAVSLGSAKVQPQKFDLMVGNTSFDGEQVSEIELEFEFEQEADESQRAVRLVANTDKETSEQGEKYVSINFDVFAEPAKDDKIEFKGKSSDMCSFQFQVTEAPPKCIIPLTNVTAAVGTPVILQCLVSGKPNPTAEWYKDGEPVTDSRCIIQEKTAGHFNLLITNAVQSDAGEYKCIIQNTAGCLETTALLKVF